Proteins from a genomic interval of Fusarium oxysporum Fo47 chromosome I, complete sequence:
- a CDS encoding uncharacterized protein (expressed protein), with translation MLSFKLSFFLAFFLWAFTLEAAPAMHHHRHGNQHLRHLHATRAALLHRARSHYHHGAPQVLFEEPQKPSQSVRAQAVPDQEMHHSVERLTV, from the coding sequence ATGTTGTCCTTCAAACTCTCCTTCTTCCTAGCCTTCTTCCTTTGGGCCTTCACTCTCGAGGCTGCACCAGCAATGCACCATCACCGCCATGGTAATCAACATCTTCGACACCTCCACGCAACAAGAGCAGCTCTTCTGCACCGCGCAAGATCACACTATCACCATGGAGCCCCCCAAGTTTTGTTCGAAGAGCCTCAGAAGCCTAGTCAGAGTGTGCGAGCACAGGCTGTACCTGACCAAGAGATGCACCATTCCGTGGAGCGGCTGACGGTATAA
- a CDS encoding thioredoxin-like protein produces the protein MPSPRRVRLLILATIGTFIFILFYTSGFDSHHDAETYTGQEFIKKTQNAMSANEPPAPIVDFATGEKAGQPHADKDGDGDIDADDQKLAAQMQERLKAAEAEAKGKANEKGGLRPDPPKKVVGVGSSAEGQDKDKIVKPVGGVSGDIPAPAAAAEKKPETETRSKEAIAAREELDSILKKSPVIIFSKTYCPFSKRAKSLLIEKYSITPEPYVVELDIHPQGQALQDQLLETTGRRTVPNIMVNGVSLGGADDITEMDQAGKLVGKIVDLGNKRVEVLERTK, from the exons ATGCCTTCTCCACGCCGAGTACGCCTACTAATCCTGGCGACGATTGGCACATTCATCTTTATCCTCTTCTACACCTCAGGATTCGACTCGCATCACGATGCAGAGACCTACACAGGCCAGGAGTTCATCAAGAAGACCCAAAATGCCATGAGCGCAAACGAACCCCCGGCGCCTATCGTCGACTTTGCAACTGGAGAGAAGGCTGGACAGCCTCACGCTGATAAGGATGGAGACGGTGATATCGACGCAGACGACCAGAAGCTAGCTGCTCAGATGCAGGAGCGTCTCAAGgctgccgaggccgaggcgAAGGGCAAGGCGAACGAGAAGGGAGGTCTGCGACCTGATCCTCCCAAGAAGGTTGTGGGAGTTGGAAGTTCTGCGGAAGGTCAGGATAAGGATAAAATCGTCAAGCCTGTTGGCGGAGTGTCTGGCGATATTCCAGCTCCTGCTGCCGCGGCCGAGAAGAAACCCGAGACAGAGACGAGGAGCAAGGAAGCAATTGCGGCTCGCGAAGAGCTTGACTCTATCCTCAAGAAATCGCCCG tcatcatcttctcaaagacgTACTGCCCCTTCTCGAAGCGAGCCAAGAGCCTTCTGATCGAAAAATACTCCATCACACCCGAGCCCTATGTCGTTGAACTCGATATCCATCCCCAAGGCCAAGCCCTGCAAGACCAACTACTCGAGACAACCGGCCGAAGGACCGTACCCAATATTATGGTCAACGGTGTGAGCCTGGGAGGTGCCGACGACATCACCGAGATGGACCAGGCAGGCAAGCTCGTCGGCAAGATTGTCGACCTCGGAAACAAGCGAGTCGAGGTTCTGGAACGAACCAAGTAG
- a CDS encoding chaperonin 10-like protein yields the protein MSSIPSTQQAIVLPAKRTPFAFQTVPVYPPAPGEVLVRVAWTSSTPLDLHRADGGLLISEYPQQMGSGGAAGKVVAVGDGGDLKGLNVGDRVVSFAFHGGKEANHQEYITIPAYLASKIPDNISYQEAVTVSVNLVTVFHTATADLKLELPWPVPEGYTPKQADDPILIWGASSSVGIYAVQVFRHWGFKNIIAVASEKQHEYLRSIGATETFDYRKQDVVDKILHFTSNRTEPKLPYIIDCIGSLEGTLKPLSKIAQRGSTVAVMLPVILKDATLEEEPEYEMDVSRVLVGQWADGVEVRGVRTHFYLSNKFLKEKAQPEMVPKLLRDGVITPNKYRVVEGSSAVERAQKALDILRNKEVSGERLVWRITEDEV from the exons ATGTCTTCTATCCCCTCAACTCAGCAAGCCATAGTCCTCCCTGCAAAACGCACCCCGTTCGCCTTTCAGACGGTCCCCGTGTATCCTCCCGCCCCTGGTGAAGTCCTAGTTCGTGTTGCCTGGACCTCTTCAACTCCTCTCGACCTTCATCGTGCCGATGGCGGTCTACTCATCTCCGAGTACCCGCAGCAAATGGGCAGTGGAGGCGCCGCTGGAAAAGTCGTGGCTGTTGGCGATGGCGGTGACCTCAAGGGGCTGAATGTCGGAGACCGTGTCGTTTCCTTTGCTTTCCATGGTGGAAAGGAGGCAAACCATCAGGAATACATCACAATCCCTGCATATCTTGCTTCCAAAATCCCAGACAACATTTCTTACCAAGAAGCGGTGACAGTCTCCGTGAATCTCGTGACTGTCTTTCACACTGCCACTGCGGATCTCAAGCTGGAGCTTCCATGGCCTGTCCCGGAAGGTTACACGCCCAAGCAAGCTGATGACCCTATCCTTATCTGGGGTGCCTCGAGCAGCGTCGGCATCTATGCCGTTCAGGTCTTCAGGCACTGGGgcttcaagaacatcatcGCTGTCGCAAGTGAAAAACAACATGAGTACCTTCGCAGCATTGGCGCAACCGAGACTTTTGACTATCGAAAGCAGGATGTTGTCGATAAGATTCTCCACTTCACCAGTAACAGAACAGAGCCCAAACTGCCTTATATCATCGACTGCATTGGTTCTCTAGAGGGCACTCTAAAGCCTCTGTCCAAGATTGCTCAACGCGGCAGCACTGTGGCCGTTATGCTCCCTGTTATTCTCAAAGATGCCacacttgaagaagagcctgAGTATGAGATGGACGTCTCCAGGGTGTTGGTCGGGCAATGGgccgatggtgttgaagttcGCGGTGTGCGAACACATTTCTACCTCTCC AATAAGTTTCTCAAAGAAAAGGCCCAACCAGAGATGGTACCAAAGCTACTCAGAGACGGCGTCATTACCCCCAATAAGTATCGTGTTGTGGAAGGTTCATCGGCTGTTGAGAGGGCCCAAAAGGCATTGGATATTCTGAGAAATAAGGAAGTCAGTGGCGAGAGGCTGGTCTGGAGGATCACTGAAGATGAGGTCTGA
- a CDS encoding uncharacterized protein (expressed protein): MTAKSYDTGRAQGWTRLLSLGHQRCSEPQHKGAVALDLLSCFCFVLSFSATLPPSVPVRQTDRELSLFVNFLFSTRSLSHSVFFFLSFLLLLLLLLLFKHAPRSTNEVAVRSLFRFGTYRPLNGMVRLGADDQARQGKAGTRIRNRCNGVGCKGFPRFLGSEGQRRHGKYGDGAIVFQGVYTHLKGGEADRKGLCCGTNMSWR, translated from the coding sequence ATGACGGCGAAAAGTTATGACACCGGGAGAGCACAAGGCTGGACTCGACTACTATCGCTGGGTCACCAGCGATGCTCTGAGCCACAACACAAGGGCGCCGTGGCATTAGATTTGCTTAGCTGCTTCTGTTTTGTTTTGTCTTTTTCGGCAACGCTGCCGCCCAGTGTACCAGTACGGCAAACGGACCGTGAACTGTCACTCTTTGTCAATTTCTTGTTCAGTACTAGGTCTTTATCTCATTctgtctttttttttctttcttttcttcttcttcttcttcttcttcttttatttaaaCATGCACCACGCTCGACTAATGAGGTGGCTGTTAGGAGTTTGTTTAGGTTTGGGACATATAGGCCACTTAATGGTATGGTACGGTTAGGTGCGGATGAtcaggcaaggcaaggcaaggcagGGACAAGGATAAGGAATAGGTGCAATGGGGTTGGTTGCAAAGGATTTCCTCGGTTTTTGGGCTCGGAAGGACAAAGACGTCATGGAAAATATGGAGATGGCGCGATAGTGTTTCAGGGCGTATATACCCATTTGAAAGGAGGCGAAGCGGATAGGAAGGGTCTGTGCTGTGGAACAAACATGTCGTGGAGGTGA